ACTCGAATTGCCTTCGATAGCTTCTACAGCAAAACCACTGTTATTTATTCTTACATGATATCCATCATTTGTCCAGTACCTATTCTCATTACCTCCATAATTGTAATGAAGAAATATGACAGAACTGGCTAAAGCATATAAATCAATATTTATCCATCCATCATCTTTAGTTACAGGAGCCTCATAGCCCAAAGGACTATGTCCGGGGCTGTCAGGCACATTACGAAACGAAAGTCCAGAGTTCAGGTTGTATTTCGTTAGCATGGCCTGCATCTCCTTATAATGTGTAGATGTAGGAACCTGCCATCCCGAAGGTGCAAAACCATTAACTTTCACCACCGACTGTTTATAGTAGAATGCTGCACCAAGTGCACAAGCCTGAGTCTGAATACTTTTTTTATGGGTGTCGTTGATATCTAAATGTTCTACACGCATGGAATTACCATTACCATATTTATCAGCTCTGTAATCCTCTCTGGTCCATATATCACCAAAAATCTTCACCAAAGGATAGTTATGATAAGCCTCCTTAAAATGAACAGCATTCAGGTAAGAATCATGGTTTGTAGTTCCCTTTGGAGTCTGATCTTCATTCAGTTCAGTTTTTGTTGTAGCTCCTCCAATATAAATAGTTTTATGCTCCTTCTCTTCAAGATTATCGTAATCCACAATCTTAAGATTAGATCCATTCCATGATATTCTTGCGGGGCGGCGACCCTCATATCCCGGGAAGAAACCTGCATGCATCAATATTTTACCACTTGCTACAGGGTAAATCACATTAACACGCTTTTCGGGGTTGATCTCAGGAATAAACTCATTGCAAATAGTAGCTACTATCCTATTGTTTGAATCCTTCACATCCTTCACCAGAGTAGCATTAGCTTCATCACTGAAAGTTGGAATTACAATCTCATAATTATTCTTATCCTCATACTCTATAGTAACAAACCCTTCTCCATCCATCACAGCTTTAATATCCTTCTGACGCTGCGGATCTGAAGCCAGTTCATACAGAGGCACCAGTCCCTCCAACTCCGAACCGAAGCCAATCAGGGCAGTTTTGTTGGTTTCAACTTTATCATAACCGGCCACCGATAGTTTCCATTTATTTACTGCAACTTGATCCGAAGATTTAGTCAACGGTGCCGAGTCACCTCCAATTGCTGTAAATGTAAGATCAGTCTGATCTATATTACTTTCGTACGACTCCTTAATTTCCTTATCCACCGAAGCCTCAGAACTTACGAAAGCATTTGAATAAGATGCCTTCATATAGCCATTAATATCATAAAAGCCGGTCACCTTAGAAACATCAACAGTCATATTATACTTCAGTCTGCCACCCAGATCAGCTTTTGTTATCAGATGTGTTCCATACTCCCTCAGAAGCTTCTTAACACCTTCTGTACCCCTGAAATCTGCTATCTCACCATTTATAGCCTTCCTTGCAGCTTCAGTAAGCCAGTTTTCCCTGATATCAGCAATATCAGTAATAAGACTGATATCTGTCACCTTATATTCAATATAGGAGATTGCATATTCGTTGAATTCACTATTAGTAGATCCCGAGCTAAAAGTTTCACCAACTTCAGCTTTAAATCCACAATAGTTACCTTTAAAATTCACTGCAGCGCTAAGATTTTCGGCCAACTCTTCCAGACTTGACCCACTAACCGTTCTCTCATAAAACCTTGCACTTGAAGCGTTAAACTGAATAAGTCCATTATCATCCATCTCTTTCCAGCGTACAATCTGCTTTGTAACAGCATTGGGAGATGCATACTCACTCAAAGTGTTATAACCATATCCAATTGCATACTTCTTGATTGATGGCGTATCATCAAAAATACCTGACACACCATAATCAACAGCGCACTTCTGCCCAACATCGAAAGTCTGCACAACCGAAGGATCGTCAGTAGAGATTATAGAAACCTTACCCGTCTGGCGCACATCAGAATCATTCTCTAACACACATAACTTCACAGTAGCTCTACCACTACCACTATTTGGAAACAGATAAAACCAGTCGCCCTGCGTCTGTATCTCCCATTCCCCATTACTTTCCACCTCAAATAAAACTTCGTGTGCCCACATATCGAGCAACGCTACATCTGTATCCTGAGGCAGCTCGGGCTTCACCCAATAATCCTCAATATCGGAACAGGAGAAAAAAACAACACTAAGAATTAATACAAAAAACTTAAACGATTGTTTCATAATTTTAATTGTGTTTGTTAAAGAACGAACTCTATTTATATATTTAAGTATGAAATATTTGCATTAATGAGACCCTATGTCTTGTTTTCATCAAACAACACATGCCTCTGTTTCAGTGTGTTAACCTATGTTTTTCTAACAAATTACCGCACCAGGCCCAAAATTAGAAAAAAAATCACGAAATTGTTAAATAGAGGAAATATTTTTTTAATTTTTATTGTTAAGAGGATTCAAACGCTATCCTTTAGAGAAAAGCCTTGTCCGCTGTACTGTTAATATTTTTCATATTCCTCTTTGGTAATAATTTCTCCACCTAAATATGCTTCCATTGCAATATTCGTTATACATTCAACCTTATAAGGTTTTCCTCCTTTAAATTTAACTTCACAGAAGTTGCCTTTTCCTCTACCTGTGAATTTAAAAACAGCTCCCTCAAATTCATCAAGATATAAAGGACCCCATCTTTAATTAATATGTCGTCTTGTTTCATCTGAAATGTTTATAATATTCTTTTGATAATTTTTCCAACACGTATATCATTTTTTGTCTTTCTCTGGGTCAAGAACTCTCCATTATTCATTATAAGTATGTCTCAAACCTCCTTCCATGCCTGTCTCTTTCTTAATACGATTCCACTCTTCTATACCTAATCACTTTTCAGCTGTTTCATTTCAATTCAACCATTGTACGATTAATAGTTTATTAAAACGTAACCATTCGGTCTACCCCGTCTTATTTTAACTGTTAATCTCCTCTATATTTGTCCTCAAAAAAATATGTGGTCAATACAGCAGTTTAAATTAGTTTACGATCGCTTCCTATCCAGCGGTCTCTCCGTTACAGATTTTTGTGCAAATGAGAGCATACTCCATTCTAAGTTTTATTACTGGAAAAAGAAATTAATTGAACAGAGCCAAGCTAGAGAACAACCGTCCGATTTTGTGCCGATTGTTTTCTCCGGTTCAAATACACAGTTACCAGCAAAAAGGAAGGTTCAGCATAAACCGGTTCTTGAACATAATGACCCTGCCTCTGGTGATGTTTTTGAAATAGTGTATCCACAGCCTACCGATATGCGTAAAGGTTTTTACACTTTAAGCGGATTGGTCACGGATCAGATGGGACAAAGCGTACGAAGCGGAGATGTTTTCATCTTCCTGAATCGTCATTGCACCAGTTTGAAGGCCCTGCACATGGAGCATGGTGGGCTGAACAAACTTATTTACTCTCGTTATCTAACAGATTAATGATGCAAGAAAACAAAGAAAATCCCAACGAGCTCTTAGAACTCCTCTTGGAGAAATGCGACCGTTTATATCAGGAGAATATGCTTCTAAAAGGTAAGCTTGAAGATCGAACAGATGTTGATGCATTAAAAACCTCGTATGAGCAAACCATATCCAAGAAAGATGTACTGCCCCTTGGTTGCTGGGCTCATGCCAGACGGAAGTTTGAAGAGTCACTAAAAAATGATAGAGAAAGAGCTGAGTATGCTCTTGAGCAAATCGGACTTCTATACGAAGTTGAAAGGGAGGCTGATGATAAGAACCTTTCTTACAAAACTGCTATGACATCTATCACAGGTTAAGTCGCTATCATCTGGATGCCCGTATCACATAGATAACAACCTTGCTGAAAACAGTATGAGGGGTCTGGCGCTTGGCAGGAAGAATTACCTGTTTTGCGGAAATCATGACGCTGCAGAAGATGCTGCAGTTATATACTCTTTACTTGGATGCTGCAAAGCTGCAGATGTAAACTTCCGTGACTGGATGGTATATGTGCTGAGTCATATCCACGATTATGATCAGGACTACACAATGGACCTTGCTGAACTGCTTCCTTTAAACCATCTACGAAAAATCTCCTAAAAACTCCGAATCGTCTCCGAATGTTTTACAAGTTTTTGAAAGGTTTTTTGGAAGAATCTAAGAAAACTTGCAAAAAAATACGGACGAGACCGAATGCTTACGTTCTTTCCAACTCAGGATAATCTGCACCTAATTTGACGAAGAACCGGTTTGAACCGAAAACACTGGCATACATAGACCGATATCACTGGCACAAATCAAACCGTTATATCCACTGCCAAAATACCGCTAATAATTAACAGGCTAATAAGAATCAGGGAGTGTCTCTTGTTCATTTGGAATTGTTTTATCAATGTATATTTAATATTCAGTAATTACTTTTAAAATCATGTTGATTCCGTTTCGGCCAACGGTCAAGTATAAGAGCAGTAGCAGATTTCGAAGCAATTATTTGTCCGCCCACCAAAGTTTATTAAATGCACAAACTTTGACTTAACCACTTCCCTGCTATTGCTCTTATACAATGTTAGGCGCATGTTATATATTGTTGCCGTTGTTAAAGAAAATTTTCACGTTGTCTTGCTGTAAGATTTTATTAATGTAGTCTGACAGTTCTTTGTCGCTCAAAATGGGCGTTTCTAATTGCATTGACCGTAGTGAGCCATCTTTTTGCGGTGCTATTAAAATTATTCTGCCATTCTTTAAGTTGAAAAGTCGCATGTTCACAATGGCGTATTCGTCTCTATTTGCAGTAAGAAAAGCGATATAATCTATTTCATCAGTTTTTGTCTTGAAAAAACCTTGCCCAATGTAATCAGGATTATTTCTTGAAATGATTTGCACCCCTGCATGAGTATAATTAACTGTGTCAATGAAATCGGTCAAGGTTACGATTGTAAAAAAAACTTCATTTGGTTTGTCCCCAATGAATTTTTGAGTTAAGGTATTCTTGTTTACTAAAAAATAGGAGTAAATAACTTTTTTGCCATTGACATCAATACCTGTGAAGTTTCCACCATTACCTATTCCTTTGAAACTATCTTTTCCAAGCAACTCATATTTAGGTACCGGAAACGCGCCATATCTTATCGGCTTAGCTATCCTCTCTTTGTTACTTTCTATATCTCTTCGTAGCAGTTCTGCGTCCCATGTTGCAGTGTCTTGGCGGTTTTGAAGATGTAGTTTTTCTGACTTTTCAGTCCACTCTGATATGACTTCTTGAGCTTTGCAAAAGGTCACAAAGAATGCAAAAAGTATGAAAGCGAAAAATTTTATGTAGTTCGTCATTTTAGTGTTATTTAAGGTATCTTATTGCGCCTAACGGTCACATGTATGAAACGTTGGGGATTGCGGGCGTCGTCACTGTCTACCGACACAAAAGCTGATGCGGGGCAGAAACATTCAAGCAACCGCTTAAACCCCAATGTTTTATACATGATGTTACCAACAGTTTTTATTGTTCTTCGTAAAATTTTATATTGTGTTGAGTTAAAAATTCTTTAATTCTGTCCACATGAATGCAATGACCAACGTGCAAAAAAGGGTAATTGGAAACTTTGGTCTTTTTTCCTTCATGAATTATTTCTTTGTCTTTTATATCGAAGCCTAAATGAAGGTGACTTGTCATGTACTGCATACCGTAAACTAAACCTTCTGAATCAAATAATGGTCCGCCACTTTGTCCACGAAGTCCTGGTGTACTCATTTCTATTGAAATTATTTGATTACCGTCACCACCAAATCTTGTTATGATACCGTCTAAAGGAAATTTTGGAGAATTTGGATTACCTGTATTCGTCCATTCAATATCATCAGTCGCAGGATTATGTTGAAAATTATTAAACTCTGGAAATGGATAACCAAGTCTACATAAAGATTTTCCTTGTTTTATCTTATTAGGGTCTTTTACGAAAGTAGCATAAGAATTATAGAATTTCTGTTTGAAACCTTCAAAAATAATTATAGCTAAATCAAGTGTTGGATGCGCATGGTATTTGATATTACCAATTACGTCCACCGAATTGACGAAGCTATTTTTAATTTGAACTGTAGTTTCTTTCTTGTACTTATATTTCAACTCAAGTCCCAATAGATTTTTTTTGAATTTTCCATCTTTTGCCAACTTGTCACGTTCTGTTTTGAAATTATTAAACTGAATATTGACAGGGTCTGCCTGTGCAATAATATTTAATACGTGTTTGCATGTAATTGCTACACCTTCTTCATTAACAAAAAAAATTGTTGACGTCCCAGGCGAAACAAGTCCACCGTAAGTTCTTGTTATCGTGTGAACTGGTCTAGTAAACTGGTCTACTGTTTCGATTGCTTTAATGTACATGATGGTTTATTTTAAAATTGTTGGTAACGTGTTATTTACGCAATAAATACCACTTTCGTAAATACCTGAAATATAACATTCGTATATCCTTACGAAATCAGGGGGTGTTTACGAAACTTGTTTTGATTATGATTCATTAAATCTTTCTTTAGTCAACAAATCTAATTATGTTAAAAAACCAAAGTTAACTAAAATTATAAATAGAATGAAATAAAAATCACCTTTAAATGGGTTGTGTAAAACAAACTACATATTTATTTTTAAACTACCCCCTTCCCGCTCGGCTTCAACTCATAAACCGTCGAATCAGCATCTACCTCCCAATCTTCAATAGAACTACCTTTAGTGTGATTTTCTTCTTTCTCTTATTTTACCTCTTTCTCCTCTTTTATTTCATATTCTATTTCCCCTTCTATTTGATTGTTTAAAGTATCAATAGAAGATTCACAACCAGTAATAAATAATGTAAATACTGAAATAAATAAGACTCTAAACTTCTTCATAATGTTGAATTTTCGATTGCTATTAGTGTTCTCACATCTATGACCTTTGCAGTAATTTATCTACCCTAAATGCAAAGCAAAGCAATCATTTTGACACCTTACGTCAAAATATAAAGTAATTTCTTTTATTCAGTTGTAATTTATAATGTTTAGATAGATAGCTATTACACCTCCTCCAACCCAAACTCATCAATAAGCGATTGCAGGGCTGGGTTAATCTCTTCTTTTTGGTCCACTTGTCCATGCAGCCGGCATCGGAGTATAGGACTGTGTAATCTTCATCATAAACGTGAATATGACTCAGCACATATACCATACAGTCACGAAAGTACACTGTACCCGTCAGTCTGCATTACACCTCGGAAGTCTTTCAAAAGGGATAATGCTACCTTCTGTGCTCTTGAACCGTTGTCATAATGGAAGAAGACTTGCTTGTCCATTGCAGAGCGAACCATCCACATGTATCCATTTACGGATTTATGCTTCTCGTTGTTTATTACAGGAACAGTGGTCTCATCAACCTGGATATAGTCGGTAGCAAGGACAAGTTCTTTAAGCCGGTAATATAATGGTCTCAACAAGTCGGCCGTATCCTTGAACCAATCGTTCACCGTTGGTGGCGGAAGATTTACACCCATCTGCTTCATCATCTGTATCTGACGATAAAAAGGAAGGTGATTAACGTACTTGTTTATCATCAGTTCCGCCAAGAGTGATGCTCCTGCATAACTGCGTGCAATTGGTTGGTATTTTGCAGGAAGTGGTGCAGTTATAATAGAAGAAGACTTCTGGTAATCCTGTTCAGTTTTGCTTTTTACAACATATTTATGACGTATAATCTTCCTTACCCAGCATCTTCCGGGTTCATACTCCATAACTTCAGTTATCTCGGGTTCTAACTCTGTCAATGTATCAGCGCTGTCTTTTACCTCATCGGGATAAAGATGCTCTTCTACTCGTGGAAGACCCTCAGGTAAAGATTTGCGTACAGGTTTTCTTTTTACACGCTCTTTTACACGTCTTTCTTTGAAGGTTTCTAGATCTGCTTTAGCTGCTTCTGCAAGTTCTTTTTCTTCAGGCAAAAGGTCTATACCTTCAAAGTCGATCATGCGTTGACGGGGATCTTCTTTTATAAAGCGTTCACTGGACTTGCCCCATATCCTACGTCTTAAGTAAGCAACCTGCTTCTCTAAATCAAGTATCTTTTCGTCTTTCTTGGATATGGTTTGCTCATACCTACATTATCCAGTCCATCCTCATAAATTATTAATGTGGATATGAAGTTGCATTGAAGAAGATATGATGTTGGTACGGACCAGGTATGGCCGATGTACCTGTTATGTACGGCAGAAAGTCTGTTTATCTGTATTGATACAAATTATGTTGTCAAGACAAACTCTATAAGGTTAACCGAAAGGTAATCGTGGGGCTGGTTGTGATCTATCACAAATATAGCAGGAGATTGCATCTGTTCCAACTATATAGCTGCAGTTTGCTCGTGATGTGTTAAATTTGTTTCTAAACATAGCTAATAAATAAATATAAGAGATATCAATATGAAAATTGAAATATGGAGCGATGTGATGTGCCCGTTTTGTTACATCGGCAAAAGAAATTTTGAGACTGCCCTTGAGCAGTTCAGCAATAAGAACGGAATTGAGGTGGAGTGGAAGAGTTTTCAGCTGGATCCTTCGTTACCGGAGGTTCAGGACTCAAACTATACCGATTATCTTATGGTGAGTAAGGGGTTGGGCAGACCGCAGGTTGAGGGTATGCTGAATAATGTTACTCAGATGGCGAAGGGCGTGGGACTGGAATATGATTTCGACAGAGCGGTTATGGTTAACTCGTTTAAGGCTCACAGGGTGCTTCAGCTTGCTAAAATGCGTGGACTGGGTGATGCTGCTGAGGAGCGTCTGTTCAGGGCTTTTTTTACTGAGGGAAGGAATATTGCTGATGATGATACGTTGCTGGAACTGGGTAAGGAGGCGGGACTTAACGAGACTGAAATAAGGAGCTCGCTGAGTGATGAGAGGTATTCAGATATGGTGAGACAGGATATTCAGGAGGCGCGAGCTATTGGTGTTACAGGTGTTCCGTTTTTCGTGTTTAACCGTAAGTATGCTGTTTCTGGCGCTCAACCGCCTCAGGCGTTCCTGCAGACGCTGGAGAAAGCTTATGAGGAATGGAGGGAGGCTAATCCAGAAATCAAGATTGAGGTTACAAAGGGTCAGAGCTGCTCAATCGACGGGGTTTGTGATTAAGCTGAAAAGCCTGTTTATAATTGCTGTAGACAGACTTTTTTTATTCTGTAATAAACTCCTCATGGAGGGCTTTTGCTACGATTATATCGTTACGCTTTTCTGAAATGTATGATGCGATGTTCTGTACATTGTCGATCCATATCTCGTTGGCTGGATCTGTAGCGTACTTGCAAATGGCGTCGAGGGTTGAGAGATAGGTGGTCTGATCGCCTTTGACATCCATTTCGTGACCAACCAGTATCAGCCATTTGCCGGTTCTTTTTGCAAACTCGATCATTCGTTTTACTTCCCTGAACGACATGCCATCCATGTTCATTCCAAGGAGATGGGCCATATCGCATATCATAGGGTCGTTTGGTCCTTCATCAAGCCATCCCCTGCCGGTCTGGAACATTGTGGCTACAAGAGGTACATAGCTCTTTGTCTCTATTCCACTGCCAACAAATGTTTGTCCGCACGGATATGCAAACGAAACCGGAAGAACACCCAGCGAGTCCCTGATTATTTCACTTGCGGCCTCCAGTTCGTCCCTCATTCTGTCAAGCGTGAAGTACTCCAGCTCATAGCCCATGGTCCAAGTGAAATTACCTGTGCAGGGATGCGAAAGGGTGTGGTTTCCAATTTCGTGACCGTTGGCTGCAGCCCTTCTCCACTTTTCTGTCCTACCAATGATATTTTGTGTGGATACATAGAACGTTCCTTTCACTCCATACTTGTCGAATAGTGGAATTCCTTTATCTATCTGGGAGTTGCGACCATCATCGAAAGTTAAACTCAGTCCCATTTTCTTACCCTCAGGCCACTCAAACGAACTATTATACTCTCTCTCTTTATACCTGTCAGAAAAGATATTAAAAAACAAGAGTGCTAATACTGCAGTTACAGCAGCAGCCAATACTATATTGTAATATTGTCGCATCACAATTGAACTTATTGATTTGTACCGATATACCTCTTTATTCTATATGAACACCTCTAATACACAAATGTATATTAACTAAGCAGGATATTTTGTTAATATTGATATTATTTATATTTTATAGTGATAGTATATATAAAATTAGGAGATTTTAAACTGTTAAGGATACTTTACTTCCCACTTCATATCCCGAAGGTCATTCACATTGAGGGTATATAACTTGATATGGTTTTTCTGTGCATCCTCCCACCTAACATCGGGATTTTCAAGATATTCAGCATCGTATACATATATGTACACATATCCACCGGTCTGCTCAAGTGTCTGCTCCCAACACTGTAGTTTTATGCCAATTTTAACTTTTATTGTCTCACCTGGCTCTATCATGAAGTCATCTTTATAATTTTCATTTGTAGGGTTAAAATTAAAGAAATCTTTCTTCAGAGTGCTTACAGCATATATGGATTTGGCACTGTTATTTTTGATATAAATGGTATTTGTACAATCATCAAACCCATGGTTACAGGAAATCAGACCGGTAAGTATTAGTGCAAACAGTACGTAAAGGGCATTTTTTTTAGTTTTCATCGTGGAATTTTTAATTTAATTCTTATAATAGTATATAATTAATTAATAGCATTTTATATTCTACTTTGTTTTTTGACATTTCAAATTCATCTATTTTAAATGTTAAACGTCTAATTTTTCTTTATTTATAACATGTTTTTTCTATAATTTTGTGATCGATTTAACACAAAAGAAGTGAAAATCATTGAATAAACCAAATTATAATGCGCAATACAACTGAATAACCCATATTAAAAAACTTACAATTGTCAAAAAATCAGGTTCTAATCTAATATATTAATTACAAACATTGAAAAAAGTAAAATGCGATTTTATGAGTAAAATTAAAACTTTGAAAACACCTAAAATTATTGCTTTATGTGTTGCGGTTTCATTGTTCTCAATGAATACGGTAGCACGCAGCAGTAATTCTTCGGCTGTTGATGTTCAGTCTGTACAACAAAACAGAAGACCTATTTCGGGCGTTGTTGTTGATGGTAATAACGATCCTCTACCGGGTGTCACCGTAATGGTTCCAAGCCGGCAGGGAGGAGTGATTACTGATGTTGATGGCGCTTACACTATAGAAGCTGCCACTGGTGAAGAACTACGTTTTCAGTTTCTGGGAATGAAAACTGTAACGATTGAGGTTGGTTCAGGTACAATTTACAATGTACAGCTACTCGAGGATGTTGAGATGCTGGACGAGGTAACTGTAACTGCATTTGCCACACAGAAGAAAGAGAGTGTGGTTTCATCAATTGAAACCATCAGTCCTTCCGAACTAAAGGTTCCTTCAAGTAACCTTACAACAGCACTGGCCGGTCGTCTTGCCGGTGTAATCTCTTACCAGAGAAGTGGTGAGCCGGGTGCTGATAACGCTCAGTTCTTTGTGCGTGGTGTTACAACTTTTGGTTACGCAAGCAGTCCACTTATCCTTCTTGATGGCTTTGAAGTTGACGCAAATGCACTGGCACGCGTTGACCCTGACAACATTGCATCGTTCTCCGTATTAAAGGATGCTACCTCGGCAGCTCTTTACGGATCAAAGGGTGCTAACGGTGTTATCATGGTAACAACCAAAAAAGGTCAGGCAGGTGCGCCAAAGATCTCTTTCAGGGTAGAAGGGCGACTTTCTACTCCTACCAAGGTTCAGAAAACTGTTGATGGTATAACTTATATGAACCTGTACAACCAGGCACAGTTTAATGACAACCCTCTGTTGGAGCCTTATTACAATGCTCAGAAGATTCAGAATACCATGGAAGGGCTAAATGAGTATGCCTACCCAAATATCAACTGGTATGACGAGATGTTTAATTCTAATGCCTTCAACCAGTATTACAACTTTAATGTTTCGGGCGGGGGTTCAGTAGTAAGATACTACCTTGCTGTTTCATACAATAAGGAGGAGGGTATCCTGAAAAACAACCGTCTGAACAACTTTAAGAACAATATTGATATCGACAGATTTAACATATTGGCAAACATCACTATGGACCTGACGCCAACTACTGTCTTTGATATCAATATGAACTCTATTTTTGAGAATTATACAGGACCACTTGACAATACTGATGATGTATTCAAGAGTGTTATGAACTCTAACCCTGTTGAGTTCCCTAAGTTCTATCTGCCAGATGAGGATCACGCATATGTGAAGCACACTCTTTTCGGATCTGACGCTACAGGTTCTATGATGAACCCTTTTGCACAGATGGTTAGAGGTTACAAGGATGGATCTACTGGTAGAATTACTTCACAGTTCTCACTGGATCAGAACCTGGATGCGCTTACAGAAGGTTTGATGGCAAGAGGTAAGGTTTCTATCAAGAGTGATTCTTATCACGAAAGCAAGAGAAGCTACACTCCTTATCTGTATAATATCAAGAACTATGATGCATTTAATGACACTTATGTACTTCAGGAAGTTCGCAGGGGTACTGACGCTCTTGGTGATCCTGAACAGTGGAGAGATGGTGTATTCAGACTTTATCTTGAGGGTGGTTTAACCTATGCCCGCAGATTTGCCGGTGTGCATGATGTGAGCGGTCTTCTTATCTATACTCAGGAGGAGATCAAGAACACAAGTGGTAATCCCGGATCTATTCAGCGTACGCTTCCACAGCGACTACAGGGTATGAGAGCAAGGTTTAACTATGGTTTCGACGACAGGTATCTTGCTGAGATGAGTTTAACCTATACCGGTTCTGAGAAGTTTGCAAGCGATCACCGCTGGGGTATCTTCCCTGCTATGGGTGTTGGTTATATTCTTTCTAACGAGTCGTACTGGGAGCCATTGCAGGACGTTATGCCAATGTTCAAGCTAAAATACTCTCTTGGTATGGTGGGTAACGACCAGATTGCCGGTCCTGAGGACAGATTCTTCTTCCTTTCTGATATCGACCCGGGTTCATGGGGTTACAGATGGGGACGCAATTTCAACTCAAGCTATGGTGGCTTCAACATTAACAGATATGCAAA
This portion of the Lascolabacillus massiliensis genome encodes:
- a CDS encoding FISUMP domain-containing protein translates to MKQSFKFFVLILSVVFFSCSDIEDYWVKPELPQDTDVALLDMWAHEVLFEVESNGEWEIQTQGDWFYLFPNSGSGRATVKLCVLENDSDVRQTGKVSIISTDDPSVVQTFDVGQKCAVDYGVSGIFDDTPSIKKYAIGYGYNTLSEYASPNAVTKQIVRWKEMDDNGLIQFNASSARFYERTVSGSSLEELAENLSAAVNFKGNYCGFKAEVGETFSSGSTNSEFNEYAISYIEYKVTDISLITDIADIRENWLTEAARKAINGEIADFRGTEGVKKLLREYGTHLITKADLGGRLKYNMTVDVSKVTGFYDINGYMKASYSNAFVSSEASVDKEIKESYESNIDQTDLTFTAIGGDSAPLTKSSDQVAVNKWKLSVAGYDKVETNKTALIGFGSELEGLVPLYELASDPQRQKDIKAVMDGEGFVTIEYEDKNNYEIVIPTFSDEANATLVKDVKDSNNRIVATICNEFIPEINPEKRVNVIYPVASGKILMHAGFFPGYEGRRPARISWNGSNLKIVDYDNLEEKEHKTIYIGGATTKTELNEDQTPKGTTNHDSYLNAVHFKEAYHNYPLVKIFGDIWTREDYRADKYGNGNSMRVEHLDINDTHKKSIQTQACALGAAFYYKQSVVKVNGFAPSGWQVPTSTHYKEMQAMLTKYNLNSGLSFRNVPDSPGHSPLGYEAPVTKDDGWINIDLYALASSVIFLHYNYGGNENRYWTNDGYHVRINNSGFAVEAIEGNSSDYYEDPACFLSVRLIKKN
- the tnpB gene encoding IS66 family insertion sequence element accessory protein TnpB (TnpB, as the term is used for proteins encoded by IS66 family insertion elements, is considered an accessory protein, since TnpC, encoded by a neighboring gene, is a DDE family transposase.) — its product is MWSIQQFKLVYDRFLSSGLSVTDFCANESILHSKFYYWKKKLIEQSQAREQPSDFVPIVFSGSNTQLPAKRKVQHKPVLEHNDPASGDVFEIVYPQPTDMRKGFYTLSGLVTDQMGQSVRSGDVFIFLNRHCTSLKALHMEHGGLNKLIYSRYLTD
- a CDS encoding trypsin-like peptidase domain-containing protein, which codes for MYIKAIETVDQFTRPVHTITRTYGGLVSPGTSTIFFVNEEGVAITCKHVLNIIAQADPVNIQFNNFKTERDKLAKDGKFKKNLLGLELKYKYKKETTVQIKNSFVNSVDVIGNIKYHAHPTLDLAIIIFEGFKQKFYNSYATFVKDPNKIKQGKSLCRLGYPFPEFNNFQHNPATDDIEWTNTGNPNSPKFPLDGIITRFGGDGNQIISIEMSTPGLRGQSGGPLFDSEGLVYGMQYMTSHLHLGFDIKDKEIIHEGKKTKVSNYPFLHVGHCIHVDRIKEFLTQHNIKFYEEQ
- a CDS encoding DsbA family oxidoreductase; protein product: MKIEIWSDVMCPFCYIGKRNFETALEQFSNKNGIEVEWKSFQLDPSLPEVQDSNYTDYLMVSKGLGRPQVEGMLNNVTQMAKGVGLEYDFDRAVMVNSFKAHRVLQLAKMRGLGDAAEERLFRAFFTEGRNIADDDTLLELGKEAGLNETEIRSSLSDERYSDMVRQDIQEARAIGVTGVPFFVFNRKYAVSGAQPPQAFLQTLEKAYEEWREANPEIKIEVTKGQSCSIDGVCD
- a CDS encoding polysaccharide deacetylase family protein; this encodes MRQYYNIVLAAAVTAVLALLFFNIFSDRYKEREYNSSFEWPEGKKMGLSLTFDDGRNSQIDKGIPLFDKYGVKGTFYVSTQNIIGRTEKWRRAAANGHEIGNHTLSHPCTGNFTWTMGYELEYFTLDRMRDELEAASEIIRDSLGVLPVSFAYPCGQTFVGSGIETKSYVPLVATMFQTGRGWLDEGPNDPMICDMAHLLGMNMDGMSFREVKRMIEFAKRTGKWLILVGHEMDVKGDQTTYLSTLDAICKYATDPANEIWIDNVQNIASYISEKRNDIIVAKALHEEFITE